The Tardiphaga alba genome includes a window with the following:
- a CDS encoding 3-hydroxyacyl-CoA dehydrogenase, whose translation MTGCRFPDGIAVDFEAGHIYWTNMGVPNLNDGSVERADLDGKNRTIIVADGATHTPKQIILDKKGGRLYWCDREGMRVMRCNLDGSGLETLVEAGDVATDGHDQTRWCVGLAIDHKCGRIYWTQKGPDNAGLGRIFRANVEIPVGETAATRTDIEIFYDSLPEPIDLEIDHGRRILYWTDRGDPPSGNTVNRASIDDKPAEPEIVLTHLMEAIGIALDVANDRMFVTDFAGSVYSARLDGSDERNFLYAQGNLTGIAYADI comes from the coding sequence GTGACCGGATGCCGCTTTCCAGATGGTATCGCCGTCGATTTTGAAGCGGGGCATATCTACTGGACCAATATGGGCGTTCCCAACCTGAATGACGGATCTGTCGAGCGGGCCGATCTCGACGGCAAGAACCGCACAATCATCGTGGCAGACGGGGCGACGCACACGCCCAAGCAGATCATCCTGGATAAGAAGGGCGGTCGGCTCTACTGGTGCGATCGCGAAGGCATGCGGGTCATGCGCTGCAATCTCGATGGCTCAGGGCTGGAAACGCTTGTCGAAGCGGGTGATGTCGCGACGGACGGGCACGATCAGACCCGATGGTGCGTCGGCCTGGCCATCGATCACAAATGCGGGCGGATCTACTGGACCCAGAAAGGGCCCGATAATGCGGGGCTCGGCCGCATCTTCCGCGCCAATGTCGAAATTCCGGTCGGCGAGACTGCGGCCACGCGAACGGACATCGAGATCTTTTACGATAGCCTTCCAGAGCCGATCGATCTGGAGATCGATCACGGGCGACGGATTCTCTACTGGACGGACCGCGGCGATCCTCCGAGTGGAAACACGGTCAACCGCGCGTCCATCGACGACAAACCTGCCGAGCCTGAGATCGTATTGACGCATCTCATGGAGGCGATCGGGATCGCGCTCGATGTCGCGAATGATCGCATGTTCGTGACCGATTTCGCCGGCTCGGTTTATTCCGCGCGGCTCGATGGATCCGACGAGCGCAACTTTCTTTACGCGCAGGGCAATCTCACCGGCATCGCTTACGCCGACATCTAA
- a CDS encoding enoyl-CoA hydratase-related protein, whose protein sequence is MVSDTASLSSSLATAPGSRPNIQYEKKGPIVYVTINRPKVLNALNTATWIDLHAAFEDAKADQTVRGVILTGAGDKAFIAGADIGELADIDAYDAEESSRFGQDVLDLIENLGKPVIAAINGFALGGGCETAMACTIRIAAEHARLGQPEVKLGLLPGGGGTQRLPRLVGKGRALQLILTGETISAQEAYRIGLVNEVVAADSLIARAEAVLQQIMANAPIAVKFSLQATNRGMGTSQSEGLALEASYFGICAATEDKQEGTAAFLRNARRSFAGAERNATS, encoded by the coding sequence ATGGTTTCGGACACTGCATCGCTTTCCTCTTCGCTTGCCACGGCACCTGGTTCCAGGCCGAATATCCAATACGAGAAAAAAGGGCCGATCGTTTACGTCACGATCAATCGGCCGAAGGTACTCAACGCGCTCAATACGGCGACATGGATCGATCTTCATGCCGCATTCGAGGACGCCAAGGCGGATCAAACCGTGCGCGGCGTCATCCTCACCGGGGCCGGCGACAAGGCCTTCATTGCCGGCGCCGATATCGGTGAACTCGCAGATATCGATGCCTACGATGCCGAGGAGTCCAGCCGGTTCGGGCAGGATGTGCTGGACCTCATCGAAAATCTCGGCAAACCGGTGATCGCGGCGATCAACGGCTTCGCCCTTGGTGGCGGTTGCGAGACTGCGATGGCCTGCACGATCAGGATTGCGGCTGAGCATGCCAGATTGGGCCAACCAGAGGTTAAGCTCGGCCTGTTGCCCGGCGGTGGCGGCACGCAGCGCCTGCCGCGTCTTGTCGGCAAAGGGCGCGCTTTGCAGCTGATCCTCACGGGTGAGACGATTTCCGCGCAGGAAGCCTATCGCATCGGCCTGGTGAACGAGGTCGTTGCGGCGGACAGCCTGATCGCGCGTGCCGAGGCGGTGTTGCAGCAGATCATGGCCAACGCCCCGATCGCGGTGAAGTTTTCCCTGCAAGCCACCAACAGGGGCATGGGGACGAGCCAAAGCGAAGGTCTTGCCCTGGAAGCCTCGTATTTCGGAATTTGCGCTGCGACCGAAGACAAGCAGGAAGGCACCGCTGCCTTTTTGAGAAACGCGCGCCGCAGTTTCGCGGGCGCTGAACGCAACGCAACCTCCTGA
- a CDS encoding acyl-CoA dehydrogenase family protein, with amino-acid sequence MPTANTASRTTAPKPAPDASSDFYQLADLLTSEEKALVRKVRTYMETKVQPIINKYWSDDAFPFELLPSFKELGLGGLGFEGYGCAGGSQKLFGFVAMELARTDASLCTFFGVHSGLAMGSIYLDGSEEQKQKWLPAMARWEKVGCFGLTEPLVGSGASGGLTTTAKRDGDSWILNGQKRWIGNAPWCDLSIIWARDLDDNQVKGFIVENKSSPGFSVEKIERKMALKVVQNGHITLKDVRVPEANRLQGGNSFRDTARVLRMTRYMVGWGSTGIQMGAYEAALTYAQERMQFGRPIASFQLIQDLLAKMLGNLTACQCLMLRLAQLDDEGKLGDHHAALAKAFCTAKARETVAWGREVLGGNGIVADYNVGRFFADAEALYSYEGTYQMQNLIVGKAITGYGAFL; translated from the coding sequence ATGCCCACCGCCAACACAGCAAGCAGGACCACAGCGCCAAAGCCTGCACCGGATGCAAGCAGCGATTTCTATCAGCTTGCCGACCTTCTGACCTCGGAGGAGAAGGCGCTCGTCCGGAAAGTGCGGACTTATATGGAGACCAAGGTCCAGCCGATCATCAACAAATACTGGTCGGACGACGCCTTCCCGTTCGAACTGCTGCCGTCCTTCAAGGAGCTCGGCCTCGGCGGGCTCGGCTTCGAGGGCTATGGCTGTGCTGGCGGGAGCCAGAAACTGTTCGGATTCGTGGCGATGGAGCTGGCGCGCACGGACGCATCTCTCTGTACGTTCTTCGGCGTACATAGTGGCCTGGCGATGGGATCGATCTATCTCGACGGCTCCGAAGAGCAAAAGCAGAAATGGCTCCCGGCGATGGCGCGCTGGGAGAAGGTCGGTTGCTTCGGCCTCACCGAGCCGCTGGTCGGCTCTGGAGCAAGCGGCGGTCTCACCACGACAGCGAAGCGCGATGGCGACAGCTGGATCCTGAATGGGCAGAAGAGGTGGATCGGCAACGCGCCGTGGTGCGATCTGTCGATCATCTGGGCTCGCGACCTGGATGACAATCAGGTCAAGGGGTTCATTGTCGAGAACAAGTCGTCGCCCGGCTTCAGCGTCGAGAAGATCGAGCGCAAGATGGCGCTCAAAGTGGTCCAGAATGGCCACATCACGTTGAAGGATGTGCGGGTGCCGGAAGCGAACCGCCTGCAGGGCGGAAATTCATTCCGCGATACGGCGCGCGTGCTTCGGATGACGCGCTATATGGTGGGGTGGGGCTCCACCGGAATCCAGATGGGAGCTTACGAAGCCGCGCTGACATACGCCCAGGAACGCATGCAGTTCGGCAGGCCCATCGCATCGTTCCAGCTGATCCAGGATCTGCTGGCCAAGATGCTGGGCAATCTCACCGCCTGCCAGTGCCTGATGCTGCGCCTGGCCCAGCTCGATGACGAAGGCAAGCTCGGTGACCATCACGCAGCTTTGGCAAAAGCGTTCTGCACCGCCAAGGCGCGCGAGACGGTGGCGTGGGGGCGCGAGGTGCTCGGCGGCAATGGCATCGTGGCCGATTACAATGTCGGCCGGTTCTTCGCCGACGCCGAGGCGCTCTATTCCTATGAGGGGACGTATCAGATGCAGAATCTGATCGTCGGCAAGGCCATCACCGGCTACGGCGCCTTCCTCTGA
- a CDS encoding DUF305 domain-containing protein, whose translation MEITKMPRIFTNDRSYLWILIVLSVVAPACAEDRGPVGDAGLVERLASEQPFIDENNAAMFKMMSEMEIKPTGDVDADFAAMMIAHHRGAIAMALAELRYGRNEKLRRIAQEIVIEQQQEIMAMQLALGQPLSFSAVPSAVATSSSVPREHSAAKHHHRRSSEMSDPAMSSAEMKGFTK comes from the coding sequence ATGGAGATAACGAAGATGCCACGTATATTTACGAATGATCGATCGTACCTCTGGATTCTTATTGTCCTGAGCGTTGTTGCGCCGGCTTGCGCCGAGGATAGAGGGCCGGTTGGCGACGCGGGCCTCGTGGAGCGCCTGGCCAGTGAGCAGCCGTTCATCGATGAGAATAACGCGGCCATGTTCAAGATGATGTCGGAGATGGAGATCAAGCCGACAGGCGATGTTGATGCCGATTTTGCAGCGATGATGATCGCGCATCATCGCGGTGCGATCGCGATGGCGCTGGCGGAACTTCGATATGGCCGGAACGAGAAGCTGCGCAGGATCGCGCAGGAGATCGTTATCGAGCAACAACAGGAAATCATGGCCATGCAATTGGCGCTCGGCCAGCCGCTATCATTCTCCGCCGTACCGAGCGCGGTCGCCACTTCGTCATCGGTCCCGCGGGAGCATTCCGCCGCAAAGCACCATCATCGGAGGTCGTCCGAAATGTCGGACCCTGCAATGTCGTCTGCAGAAATGAAGGGGTTTACCAAATGA
- a CDS encoding 3-hydroxyacyl-CoA dehydrogenase NAD-binding domain-containing protein has product MADIKPIRRIAVVGTGVIGASWSALFLAKGLEVVATDIAPNAESALRDFIDMAWPALERLGLSPGASRAHLTFSPHLSEAIAGADLVQENGPERIEFKQKLYAQLDELLPPDVIIASSSSGLTMSEIQKGTVSHPERCVIAHPFNPPHLIPLTEIVGGAKTSEATIRRAEEFYTSIGQRTVRVNKELPGHVANRLQAALGREVYYLVAEGVVSAADADTALSWGPGLRWGVMGNMMLNHLGGGAGGIEHFFQQFTGPMTAWWKTLGAPVLTPEVQKKLIDSVHAETGARTVAELEAERDAMLLGLIELRRKAIRPR; this is encoded by the coding sequence ATGGCCGATATCAAACCCATCCGTCGCATCGCTGTCGTCGGGACTGGCGTGATCGGTGCGAGCTGGAGCGCGCTATTTCTCGCCAAAGGCCTTGAGGTCGTCGCGACGGATATTGCACCGAATGCAGAATCGGCCCTGAGGGACTTTATCGATATGGCTTGGCCAGCGCTGGAGCGGCTGGGCCTGTCTCCTGGAGCCTCGCGAGCGCATCTCACCTTCAGTCCGCATCTTTCCGAGGCCATCGCCGGTGCGGATCTCGTTCAGGAGAACGGGCCGGAGCGGATCGAATTCAAGCAGAAGCTCTACGCTCAACTCGACGAGCTGTTGCCGCCAGATGTGATCATCGCCTCCAGTTCTTCCGGCCTCACCATGAGCGAGATCCAGAAGGGAACCGTGTCCCATCCGGAGCGATGTGTCATCGCCCATCCTTTCAACCCGCCGCATCTGATCCCGCTGACCGAGATCGTTGGTGGCGCGAAGACATCGGAAGCCACGATCCGGCGCGCGGAAGAGTTCTATACGTCGATCGGGCAACGGACGGTGCGGGTGAACAAGGAGCTGCCGGGACATGTGGCCAACCGCCTGCAGGCCGCGCTCGGCCGGGAGGTTTATTACCTCGTCGCCGAAGGCGTGGTGAGCGCCGCGGACGCCGATACCGCCCTAAGTTGGGGGCCAGGCCTGCGCTGGGGCGTCATGGGCAACATGATGCTCAACCATCTCGGTGGAGGCGCGGGCGGCATCGAGCACTTCTTCCAGCAATTCACCGGCCCGATGACGGCGTGGTGGAAGACTCTCGGCGCGCCGGTGCTGACGCCCGAAGTGCAAAAGAAGCTCATCGACAGTGTCCATGCGGAGACCGGAGCGCGCACGGTCGCGGAGCTGGAAGCAGAGCGCGACGCCATGCTCCTCGGTTTGATCGAGCTGCGCAGGAAAGCCATCCGTCCGCGTTGA
- a CDS encoding helix-turn-helix domain-containing protein — protein sequence MRARTDPETVATAYVYSQQSDMPNDSVVDRSLTAQASHLKMLLEMAGRFVDSDASTAKSLIAEAHCIIHGTLTPQSRKRSKSRGGLSGWQIAKAKNFISQNLGRRIVIDDLSALMGLSPAYFSRAFKQSFGDSPHSFIVRRRLAHARELLLNTRLPLCEVAIDCGFADQAHLSRHFRRHFGVPPAGWRRRQISRPTRDNATEQPDHL from the coding sequence ATGCGCGCTCGAACAGACCCGGAAACTGTCGCGACCGCCTACGTCTACTCGCAACAATCTGACATGCCGAATGATTCAGTTGTCGATCGATCTCTCACCGCACAGGCCTCGCACCTCAAGATGCTCCTAGAGATGGCTGGACGCTTCGTGGATTCCGACGCGAGCACCGCCAAATCGCTTATTGCGGAGGCCCACTGCATCATTCACGGCACGCTCACACCTCAATCACGAAAGCGATCTAAATCACGTGGTGGATTATCAGGTTGGCAGATTGCCAAAGCGAAAAACTTCATCTCGCAAAATCTGGGAAGAAGGATCGTGATCGACGATCTCAGCGCCCTTATGGGCCTTAGTCCGGCATACTTCTCAAGGGCGTTCAAACAGAGTTTTGGCGACAGCCCGCATTCCTTCATCGTAAGACGACGTCTCGCGCATGCGCGGGAGCTTCTGCTCAACACGAGATTACCTTTATGCGAAGTTGCGATCGATTGCGGATTCGCTGATCAAGCTCACCTCAGCCGACATTTTCGTCGCCACTTCGGAGTTCCGCCGGCAGGATGGAGGCGACGACAAATATCGCGCCCCACGCGCGACAATGCAACTGAACAGCCAGATCATCTGTAG
- a CDS encoding HlyD family secretion protein encodes MSIRTTRTRTRLGAAVIVLGSVGCVAYSALEQDPVPAPILGVVRETEIHVAAERNGRLANVVVAPGQFVRRGSLLAVLSSPELEDSREDAHAAERQAQAYRNNVNVGVRREEIDISVQGMQIAEANLELARQQYQRSAMLAVHDFASKQKLDEDTTALRKTQAKLDAMKAGLALNQNGATKEERTIAQSKVVLASAVTAAVDAALSKTQLLAPDDGVVKVVVANSGEIVSPGQAVLTMADPLSGRWMSFTIREDRLNGLAIGSKVRAMTARGKQIIGHVAELRPLGEFATWRAARAVGDHDLNSFFVRVEPTILDADVQPGMSIWLVGHSPGDSSNRHVRNAYGLWLRDR; translated from the coding sequence ATGAGCATTAGAACAACCCGTACACGCACGCGCCTTGGCGCCGCCGTGATCGTGCTCGGCAGTGTTGGCTGTGTCGCCTACTCGGCGCTCGAACAAGACCCGGTGCCGGCGCCTATCCTGGGCGTCGTCAGGGAAACCGAAATACACGTCGCGGCTGAGCGGAACGGTCGGCTCGCCAATGTCGTGGTCGCACCTGGGCAGTTTGTGCGCAGGGGGAGCCTTCTGGCGGTGCTCAGTAGTCCTGAACTCGAGGACTCGCGCGAGGATGCCCATGCGGCCGAGCGACAGGCGCAGGCCTACCGAAACAATGTGAATGTCGGCGTGCGCAGGGAGGAGATCGATATTTCCGTGCAAGGGATGCAGATTGCCGAAGCAAATCTCGAACTCGCGCGACAACAGTATCAACGGTCCGCAATGCTTGCGGTGCACGATTTTGCGAGCAAACAGAAACTCGATGAAGACACGACCGCGCTGCGGAAAACGCAAGCCAAGCTAGACGCCATGAAAGCTGGTCTCGCGCTGAATCAAAACGGGGCGACGAAGGAAGAGCGCACGATCGCGCAATCGAAAGTGGTGTTGGCATCCGCTGTCACCGCAGCGGTCGATGCCGCTCTGTCAAAGACACAGCTGCTCGCGCCGGACGATGGTGTGGTCAAGGTGGTCGTCGCAAACTCAGGTGAAATCGTTTCTCCAGGGCAGGCGGTTCTAACCATGGCGGATCCGCTGTCAGGCCGATGGATGAGTTTCACCATCCGTGAAGATCGGCTGAACGGACTGGCTATCGGATCGAAGGTTCGGGCGATGACGGCGCGTGGCAAGCAGATCATCGGGCACGTGGCGGAGTTGCGACCGCTCGGCGAATTTGCCACTTGGCGAGCCGCCCGTGCGGTTGGCGATCACGATCTGAATAGCTTTTTTGTTCGCGTTGAACCGACAATCCTGGATGCGGATGTCCAGCCCGGAATGTCGATTTGGCTCGTCGGTCATTCTCCCGGTGATTCAAGCAATCGCCATGTCAGGAACGCATATGGTCTTTGGCTCCGGGATCGCTAG
- a CDS encoding CaiB/BaiF CoA transferase family protein, whose translation MAKDNIFSGLKVVDLASFIAGPSAAVILSDFGADVIKVEPPGGELWRHANHFPPQPIADDAYPWHLANRNKRGMALDLKSPGAHQVLEKLVKWADVLIVNTPHPARKKLKIAYDDVLEWNPRLIYADLTGFGDNGPDADLPGFDITSYWARSGLLSMTRDAGAPPTWPVAGSGDNATAVGLYSAIVTALYRRERTGQGAHVTTSLLAEGVWSASVSIQAALCDAKFFGLHDRKHPANAAMNVYRAKDGVWFVLIITPDKLEAVARAIGRPDILTDPRLSDPAQLTANMAELTAMFDQTFCAEPMAHWYEVFNGVHVTFGAVRGPQEVIDDPQLRANNIIVPLEGAGGKLTSTISSPLQIHGVAKVAAKRGPTIGEHNHEILRQLGFGAAEIESLHASGAVPNAKDHAA comes from the coding sequence ATGGCCAAAGACAACATATTCTCCGGATTGAAGGTGGTAGATCTCGCAAGCTTCATCGCGGGTCCGAGTGCTGCTGTCATCCTGTCCGATTTCGGCGCAGACGTGATCAAGGTCGAGCCGCCCGGTGGCGAACTATGGCGGCACGCCAATCATTTTCCGCCGCAGCCGATTGCCGACGATGCCTATCCCTGGCATTTGGCCAATCGCAACAAGCGCGGCATGGCGCTCGATCTCAAATCGCCGGGCGCGCACCAAGTGCTCGAAAAGCTGGTCAAATGGGCCGACGTCCTCATCGTCAACACGCCCCATCCTGCGCGCAAGAAGCTGAAGATCGCTTATGACGATGTCTTGGAATGGAATCCCCGGTTGATCTATGCAGATTTGACAGGGTTCGGCGACAACGGACCTGATGCAGATCTTCCAGGTTTCGACATCACGTCATATTGGGCGCGTAGCGGATTGCTGTCGATGACCCGCGATGCAGGTGCGCCGCCGACCTGGCCGGTCGCAGGGAGCGGCGATAATGCCACTGCCGTTGGACTCTATTCGGCCATCGTCACCGCCCTCTATCGCCGGGAACGCACGGGGCAGGGGGCACATGTCACCACCTCGCTGCTCGCCGAAGGCGTGTGGTCCGCCAGCGTGTCGATTCAGGCCGCGCTTTGCGATGCAAAGTTCTTCGGCCTGCACGATCGCAAGCACCCAGCTAACGCAGCGATGAATGTCTACCGCGCCAAAGATGGCGTCTGGTTCGTTCTCATCATCACTCCGGACAAGCTGGAAGCGGTCGCCAGAGCGATCGGTCGCCCAGATATTCTCACTGATCCGCGCCTTTCCGATCCGGCACAGCTGACGGCCAACATGGCGGAGCTGACGGCGATGTTCGACCAGACATTTTGCGCGGAGCCGATGGCGCATTGGTACGAGGTCTTCAACGGTGTGCACGTCACCTTCGGCGCGGTGCGCGGGCCGCAGGAGGTCATCGATGACCCCCAGCTCAGGGCAAACAACATAATCGTTCCGCTCGAAGGCGCCGGCGGCAAGCTGACATCGACGATCTCGAGTCCGCTTCAGATTCACGGCGTCGCCAAAGTAGCGGCGAAGCGCGGACCGACGATCGGGGAGCACAATCACGAGATTCTCCGCCAGCTCGGATTTGGCGCCGCGGAGATCGAGAGCCTGCATGCCAGTGGTGCCGTTCCGAATGCGAAGGATCACGCAGCATAG
- a CDS encoding SDR family oxidoreductase, producing the protein MTMLGNTMHGTASFGQTALITGGSRGIGAAIAERLAQDGFSVMINYASSEPEANEVVNRIENAGGMAIPVQGDVSNPAAVRRMFDIAECQFGGLDVLVNSAGLMKLATLAETDDALFNRHIDINLRGTFNTLREAAKRLRDGGCIVNLSSSVVGLYQPTYATYAATKAGVEAMTRVMAKELRGRNISINAVAPGPTATSLFLDGKPKAAINALANLSPLERLGLPEDIAATVSFLASSGGRWIHGQVVRANGGVI; encoded by the coding sequence ATGACGATGCTGGGCAATACGATGCATGGCACGGCGAGCTTCGGTCAGACGGCGCTCATAACGGGTGGCTCCCGAGGCATCGGTGCGGCCATCGCCGAGCGGCTCGCGCAGGACGGATTTTCCGTCATGATCAACTACGCCAGTTCCGAGCCCGAGGCGAACGAGGTCGTTAACCGGATCGAAAACGCAGGCGGAATGGCGATCCCGGTTCAAGGGGATGTATCGAATCCTGCTGCGGTGCGTCGGATGTTCGACATCGCTGAGTGTCAATTCGGCGGCCTTGACGTCCTGGTCAACAGCGCCGGACTGATGAAGCTCGCCACTCTCGCCGAGACAGACGACGCGCTCTTCAATCGTCATATCGACATCAACCTACGAGGCACGTTTAATACGCTGCGCGAAGCTGCGAAGCGTCTGCGCGATGGCGGCTGTATCGTGAATCTGTCCTCGAGCGTCGTTGGGCTCTACCAGCCGACTTATGCGACTTACGCCGCCACAAAGGCGGGCGTGGAAGCGATGACGCGTGTGATGGCCAAGGAGCTGCGTGGGCGCAACATCTCGATCAACGCAGTCGCGCCGGGGCCGACGGCGACGAGCCTGTTTCTGGATGGAAAGCCGAAAGCGGCGATCAATGCATTGGCGAATCTTTCGCCGCTCGAGCGACTGGGGCTGCCGGAAGATATCGCTGCAACTGTGTCATTCTTGGCGAGTAGCGGTGGTCGCTGGATCCATGGGCAGGTCGTGCGCGCCAATGGCGGCGTCATCTAG
- a CDS encoding ABC transporter permease, with protein MTPGLALYLVILPRVYGFSSLGHVLDLVVFAIPFVLSVSLLAQLVSLWFRRRETAVLIFMATSLPQFFLVGVSWPRELIPAPLQALSRLVPTTSAMDGLVRINQMGATLQDVRFDWLILWALTIGYGALAILFAGSNARAEIAHEH; from the coding sequence ATGACGCCCGGCCTCGCGCTCTACCTGGTGATCCTGCCGCGCGTCTACGGCTTCTCCTCGCTCGGCCACGTCCTGGATCTCGTCGTCTTCGCGATACCGTTTGTTCTATCAGTGAGCTTGCTTGCCCAGCTGGTCAGCCTTTGGTTCCGGCGTCGCGAGACCGCCGTTCTCATCTTCATGGCGACCAGTCTTCCACAGTTCTTCCTAGTGGGCGTGTCGTGGCCGCGGGAATTGATCCCGGCGCCGCTGCAGGCGCTGAGTCGCCTGGTGCCGACGACGTCGGCGATGGATGGCTTGGTGCGGATCAACCAGATGGGCGCGACGCTGCAGGATGTGCGCTTCGATTGGTTGATCCTGTGGGCACTGACGATCGGATACGGCGCGCTGGCCATTCTATTCGCCGGATCGAATGCACGTGCGGAGATCGCTCATGAGCATTAG
- a CDS encoding response regulator transcription factor — protein sequence MDGWFTPGNLEKRAHFRTGRSLLIVEECAAYALSLRHIFERRGYTVTLCNKPLQLPLYLAETPLDCAILELKLTGASGLECIKIIHQYDPSIRIVVVTGFASITTAVEAIKLGACYYLAKPCGPDEIEAAFERVSGDSMASVTPRATSIKSLEWERIHQTLAETRFNISEAARRLGIHRRTLVRKLAKRPIPHA from the coding sequence ATGGACGGCTGGTTTACCCCGGGCAACCTTGAGAAACGTGCACACTTTCGCACCGGAAGGTCGCTACTGATCGTCGAGGAGTGTGCTGCTTACGCGCTATCGCTGCGACATATATTCGAGCGTCGCGGGTATACAGTCACACTCTGCAACAAACCCCTGCAACTTCCTCTCTATCTCGCCGAGACACCCTTGGATTGCGCCATCCTTGAGTTAAAACTGACCGGTGCCTCTGGGCTTGAATGCATCAAAATCATTCATCAGTATGACCCGAGTATCCGCATAGTCGTGGTCACGGGGTTCGCCAGCATCACAACGGCCGTGGAGGCAATCAAACTCGGCGCCTGCTACTATCTTGCAAAACCGTGCGGCCCCGACGAAATAGAAGCAGCGTTCGAAAGAGTTTCGGGCGATAGCATGGCCTCTGTTACTCCGAGAGCAACGTCAATAAAATCGCTCGAGTGGGAACGCATACATCAGACGCTGGCGGAAACGAGATTCAACATCTCGGAAGCGGCGCGCCGTCTCGGCATACATCGCCGCACCCTGGTGCGGAAGCTGGCCAAGAGACCCATCCCGCACGCGTGA
- a CDS encoding YncE family protein, protein MIRAARLATCLAISMAHAATATAGQAPGAASDPDIPISSRDRVYAAEQFSNTVSVIDPMANRLLGVIRLGEPQPVNFSPLYRGQVLVHGMGYAPDGRTIAVVSIGSNSVTFIDTATNKVKHTTYLGRSPHEAFYTPDGSEVWVTVRGEDYVSVIDAKSFAEIARIKTPNGPGMQIFSPDGKYAYICSSFNPELVVVSVKDRSIVATVQQESPFCPNIAASPNGDQVWFTLKDTGRTQIFNARPPFERITTIDTGPITNHVNFARTPQGTFAYVSVGGLNAVKVYRTDNFEQLAVIPVGNLPHGVWPSGDGRRIYVGLENDDALAAIDTATNKVIAHVPVGQAPQAINYVPNAVREGAGTENLVPPGAAGHAVHLTLSVKGAQAGDRAPTNVALFDQGLVQIFQAAVTGLQPKKPYFIGLAEQPDGHGSVQPLAVFTTNPAGSAIVNASGPIRQLVQSGDDKTRRYLVIGEGTAAQPGTIVQLQAR, encoded by the coding sequence ATGATCCGCGCCGCACGCCTAGCAACCTGTCTTGCAATCTCCATGGCTCATGCGGCGACAGCCACAGCTGGCCAAGCACCGGGGGCTGCCTCTGATCCGGATATTCCGATCAGCAGCCGCGATCGCGTATACGCCGCAGAGCAGTTCTCGAATACCGTATCGGTTATCGATCCGATGGCGAACCGACTGCTCGGCGTGATCCGCCTCGGTGAGCCACAGCCGGTTAATTTCAGTCCGCTCTACAGAGGCCAGGTGCTCGTGCATGGCATGGGCTATGCCCCGGACGGACGAACTATCGCCGTCGTCTCGATCGGTTCAAATTCGGTGACGTTCATCGATACCGCGACTAACAAGGTCAAGCACACGACTTATCTGGGACGGTCGCCTCATGAAGCGTTCTACACGCCGGATGGTTCGGAGGTCTGGGTCACGGTGCGCGGCGAGGACTACGTCTCGGTAATCGACGCCAAGAGCTTCGCGGAAATCGCCCGCATCAAGACGCCGAATGGCCCTGGCATGCAGATCTTCTCGCCCGACGGCAAATACGCATACATCTGTTCGTCCTTTAATCCAGAGCTTGTCGTGGTGAGCGTGAAAGATCGCAGCATCGTCGCGACGGTGCAGCAGGAGAGCCCGTTCTGCCCGAACATCGCTGCGTCTCCGAATGGAGATCAGGTGTGGTTCACACTGAAGGACACGGGGCGCACACAGATATTCAATGCAAGGCCGCCTTTCGAGAGGATCACGACGATCGATACGGGCCCCATCACCAATCACGTCAATTTCGCCAGGACACCGCAAGGAACCTTCGCATATGTCTCCGTGGGAGGTCTCAACGCAGTGAAAGTGTACCGGACCGACAATTTCGAGCAGTTGGCGGTCATTCCGGTCGGCAATCTGCCACATGGTGTCTGGCCATCGGGCGACGGTCGCCGCATCTATGTGGGCCTTGAGAATGACGACGCGCTGGCAGCCATCGACACGGCCACCAACAAGGTCATTGCCCATGTGCCGGTTGGGCAGGCGCCGCAAGCGATCAACTATGTGCCGAATGCAGTACGGGAGGGGGCAGGGACGGAGAACCTCGTCCCCCCGGGCGCTGCAGGCCATGCGGTTCATCTCACGCTGTCCGTCAAAGGCGCGCAAGCTGGCGATCGGGCGCCGACGAACGTCGCGCTGTTCGATCAAGGGTTAGTCCAGATCTTTCAGGCGGCTGTGACCGGTTTGCAGCCGAAGAAGCCATATTTCATCGGTCTTGCCGAGCAGCCGGACGGGCACGGCTCCGTTCAGCCTCTCGCAGTCTTTACGACCAATCCGGCTGGATCTGCCATCGTGAATGCGTCAGGCCCAATCCGGCAGCTCGTGCAATCCGGTGACGACAAAACGAGACGATATCTCGTGATCGGCGAAGGCACCGCCGCGCAGCCCGGCACTATCGTGCAGCTGCAGGCGCGTTGA